A region of the Ranitomeya variabilis isolate aRanVar5 chromosome 5, aRanVar5.hap1, whole genome shotgun sequence genome:
GCTTTTTCTGAATAATATTTGTCTgtactttttataggtatatttaagGGTTTACCTGCGCATTATTAAAGTAGTTTAGAAAAAGTTAGCTGTATAATTTACAAGTTTCTGTTCGTGCCGGGTCTGGTAAAACACATAGTTAAAAAAGCCAACTATCAAGTGGCAGCTAGCCATAGGGCCTTTGTAAAGAGTAAGAACAGATACATAAAAAAGAAAAACGTTACAGTATTATATTTAATTGCCCCACTGAAGAAGCATCGTCGAAACACGCCTCCACCCCAATGAAGAAGcctcggtgaaacgcgcgtcgggtgtgcatAGGTAACAcattatatattatgtatatatcatGAGGTTTTGATTGTCTTACACTTTGCTTAGCTTGCTACCATCACTTTAGCAAAATCTGTATATTATACTGATTTTTCACATCAATATAGCTTGAAAGTCTCATTAAATTGAGTTCTATATTCACTTACCTGCACATATTTGTGACCGTTATATCATTCGTCCTGTAAATGACTTGTGCCTTCCACCATTATATATAGGGATACAGTTAGCAATTACATAATATGTCCTGGTGCATTAAGGGCATTATTGTCATGTATTTTAGATGACCGTTTGTACATATCCTAGATCTTTGGACTTTCCTTCATGATGTATTCACCTTTTTATataacagatttttctttcttccagtccgtttattattttatgtattgAAATGCACTCATTCTTTGTAGTTATTCTATTAACATACAAATGCTTATAAGTTTTATTTTCTAACCTTCACTgcacaaaaaaaagtgaaatccagTGACTATGGGCTATGTCAGGCCGTGGAAGATGTCTCACCTCTGGCTTCTCTGTGCCCAGTTCTGCATGACTAAATGGCTGCTATCTATATGAAACCTTTCCCCTGTACCTGGGGCTTTTTAAATCTGGTCTTAAAAATGCCAAAGTGTCAGAGTAAGGGTTCGTTCAGACCAGTGAGTAATTAGTTCTTGTATCAAAAGGACAGTACACAGACTAATGCGAGTGAGTGGAGGATTTCAGATGAAAGTTTTTACACCTGTATAAATAGAGAGAGAAAATGCCCTACTCTGATCTGTTTGGGTTTATTTTGGATCAGATTTGTTCAACGTCAATGGGTGTGCAAAAAATTATAGACGCCCTTTGTATGGATCAGTTCTATTACAGTTTTGTAAGATGGGGAAACTGTATTTGGCGAAACATCAGGTTTATATTAAAAAAGGAGCCAATTTTTTATAATAAGGCTAATTTTTATAATTTATAACACTTCTTAAAATGAAATTCTTTGTAATGAGGGAGGCAGCTGAATGAATAATTCTGCTGATGGGCATCCTTTTAATACATTTTTATCATGCATATAAGAAAGTCAGAGGAGAGAAATGCAAAGTAGTCTAGTATGGACTGTGCAAAATTGATGGcataagggttcgctcacacttgcatgttacagaattgtaatgtagccATAAAAATCTGATGCCATACTGATGGTCCTTatgacatgtctttttttttttttttctcgcattgTACAGATttgcagcacttttttttttttttttttcttttccccctcATGTTCAATACAGCTTAGGAAAATAATCACTGATCTGCATGATCTCATTAAATAACATCCGATTTATACACTAATGTGAGCCAGCACTTAAGCTGGAAGCCAATTAGTCCATACAATTTCAGAAAAATCCTTTTATTAATTTAGAATGTATAAaatttatttagtatttttttttctacttatatAAAAATCGACGAAAGAGCAGAAATGTGATCATATCAACCAACAATAAGATAGGCTTCCCCATCCTTCCCCACAGTCATTATCCAAGACCATAGTGTCAGAAGCCCATTTATTGCACCTAGTTTTCCCGTGACTGCTATAACTGCGCACATGTCCACCATaatctcttaggctatgttcccatgaaGAGTATTTGGTGAATGTTTGTTGCAGATTTTCTACACCTATTATGTTAACTAGGTTCATTGCATTTTCAAGTGCGTTTTTCTCTATTCATTTTTTACGCTGAAATTTAACACATTGGGGATCTGAAATGCGCACCCCAGGTCAATTTATGTTAAGGAAAGAAAAGCAATGCGGGCATGAGACTTCTAGAATTCCCATCCATGTTGGAACTGTGTACTCAGCGAaaacacgcagcgtcaaacacgcattgTGGGAATACAGCCTTCATATGATCACActatttgtttttttgtatttttcagtagtttttgaagcagaaactctccaaaaccaCAAGGAGATCAAAAACCACAAATTTTGATTAGTGTAAGTTTCTCCTCCAACAACTCACTTTGTGATGCACTAGTAAGAAGTTCACACTAAAAACCAGAAAACCAATTTTGTATGTATGTAAATCTCTGCTTAATGGGGCATCCTCCTTCTTAAATGTCAAAGTTCCCTGAATAAAATAATGAAAACATTATTCTCTCCTCCCGCACAAGCCCCGTTCCAGCTATGCCAGCACCTATTGCAGAACATAGTCTCACGTGACATAATCAGTGATCAGCTGCTGGTCCTTAATATTACATCAGAGTGAATCCCGGCAACAGCATTTGGCAGGAGGGGAGTATAGGGTTTTCTTATTTTCCTCAAGGAATTTGGTCATTTTAGAGGgggttgtccaaatagtggacaaccactttaattaaTTAAAAGTTTCGCAATTCCTATACAGGTATTTTGTAGGTAACATTCAGCGGCCTGAAGTCCGTTATATGGCTCACAGACTGAATATAATTGTGGCCACACCTAAGAGAAATATTAGGTCTGGTAGGTTACACTCAATGACAGCGAACAGATTTTATAATAAAGAATCAGAAATTTACTAAATATTAATTTAGAGTGAATATGTACATAGAACTGGATAGCCATTTAAGCTGAAAGGTATATTCCTATTAGTTACTGCAATGGATTTTTACAAGCCTTTATGTCAGAGGCAAATTGGTCTGTTAATctaaattataatttattattaactagtttaaaaaaaaaaaaaaaacttttcagttGCGCAGTGATCTTGTTCCAGGCTCTCATTTGTGGTTTGATGACATTTAATCATCATAGTCTGTTTGCTTCAATCAGGAGCGGCAGCTGAGATGTGACCCACAGTGTCCTCTCCAGAATGCACAATCAATGAGACGTCGCATCAGAATCGTGGACTCGTGGTTACCCGTACTTGGTACTAAAAGTTCTTAGTCAAGTGTTATgctagcagacattctccggcagagGAGATCCAGGCGTTGTGCTCCGTGCTTTCGACTGGCTGGCAGCTGTAACCATTTACAGATGTTAATTACATTTGGTCACCATACATACAAAATAAAATTAATTTATTGCTGCCACAACAGTTTTATGACAATGCTTAAGGTTTCAGTAGtcagtgatttattttattttttttatgaatacGGTTTTCAAAGGGATACATGGGATTAGGATTTCCTACTACATTAAAGggaactcacccaggggcggtcccgctccgatgggcgtcgcggtccggggccttctatcagacccggaccgcccctgggtgagtataatataacctctttttctcatctttcaggatacatcgggggcttatctacagcattatagaatgctgtagataagcccctgatgccggtggccgcagctcatcttcgattttttggggtgacatgttccctttaatgttAAGACCTCGAATGAGTGAAAATGGAGCGGTAACTAGTCTAAgtacactgctcaagaaaataaagggaacacaaatcccacatcctagatatcactgaattaaatattccagttgtaaatctttattcattatatagtggaatgttttgagaacaataaaacctaaaaatgattaacgtaaatcacaactaatatcccacggaggtctggagttggaacgatgctcaaaatcaaagtggaaaatgaagttacaggcttatccaacttcagtggaaatgcctcaagataaggaaatgatgctcagcagtgtgtgtggcctccacatgcctgtatgatctccctacaatgcctgggcatgctcctgatgaggcagcggatagtttcctgagggatctcccagacctggactaaagcattcgccaactcctggacagtctggtgcaacgtaacgttggtggatggtgcgagacatgatgtcccagatgtgttcaatcggattcaggtcgggggaacgggcgggccagtccatagcttcaatgccttcatcttgcaggaactgctgccacactccagccacatgaggtctggcattgtcctgcattaggaggaacccaggccaaccgcaccagcatatggtctcacaaggggtctgaggatctcatctcggtacctaatggcagtcaggctacctctggcgagcacatggagggctgtgcggccctccaaagaaatgccaccccacaccattactgacccactgccaaaccagtcatactgaaggatgttgcaggcagcagatcgctctccacggcgtctccagactttgtcacgtgtgcttagtgtgaacctactttcatctttgaagagcacagagcgccaatggcgaatttgctaatcctggtgttctgtggcaaatgccaagtgtcctgcatggtgttgggctgtgagcacaacccccatctgtgtacgtcgggcacacagaccatcctcaaggagttggtttctaaccatttgtgcagacacatgcacatttgtggcctgctggaggttattttgcagggctcctcctgtttctccttgcacaaaggtgaggtagcggtcctgctgctgggttgatgcCCTCCTACGGCACCCTCcatttctcctggtgtactggcttgtctgctggtagcgcctccagcctctggacactacgctgacacacagcaaacctttccacagctcgcattgatgtgccatcctggatgagctgcactgagccacttgtgtgggttgtagagtctgtttcatgctaccatgagtgtgaaaacacaaccaacattcaaaacatcagccagaaagcattggtattgagatgtggtctcctcctgcagaaccactcctttattgagtgtgtcttgataattgccaataatttccatgtgttgtctattccatttgcacaacagcatgtgaaattgattgtcaaacagtgttgcttcataagtggacGGTTTGATTTCAAtatgtttgatttacttggagttatattctgttgcttaagtgttccctttatttttttaagcagtgtatatttCTGCAGGACTGGCTTGCCCTACCTCCTCCATATAGCTCTGTAATATTTcactaaggctgggatcacacttgcgtgtgcaatgcgagaaactcacgcgagtctctcacatcaatacccggcactcgggaccggagcgtgcggctgcatgtatttctatgcagctgaacgctccggtttctcgcattgcacatgcaagtgtgaccccggcctaaggctacgttcccacaatgagcttttggtgagttttgatgttgcagatattctgcacccattaagtaaaataggttacttgcattttttcaaaaatacacagcataaaaaaataattaaaaactcattgtgggaacgtatccCTATGGTAAAATCTACCAAACTTGCtcactaaggctacattcccacaatgaattTTTAGTGAATTTTAGAGGTAGAAGACTACAAAGCTTAGAGGCGTAATGTGCTTTCAGGGTTTGATTAATTCTTTCAGGCCAGTGTAGATATATTCTGGGTAACAGTAATTCTGTTACACTCTCCTGAATTCCTCTGGCCAGTGGCAAACACACATTCCCATGATAAGCTTCTTACTGACTTTATTTACACAGAATCGCAGAATAATTGACTAGATTGCTGAGCTATTGGTGAAACTGGTCAAAAACGCAAATGTATAAAGTTGATATGTCACCATATTTCAcattacaaactgcatacattattaaaagtGAACTGTCACAGAGATTACCCCATCATGCAATCTAAGAGTTTTATCAGCCTCATAATTGTTTTTAATGCATATGGATGCAACCAATACAGCCACACTGATTTGTGCAGAGGGCGCAGGAGCTGAGATCTCTACACATGTGGTAAAGGCTAGCTGTGTTACATAGCAGGCATCTGTCTCTAACAGCAGCAGTCGTAGCTCCGCTCCAACTGCTGCTTTTAGCCATTTATATGCTGCTGTAAATCACCGACGGCAGCAAATTTATACCATGGCTGACATCTTGGTACTAATGTTCAACTCAGACTGAGCTTCATAGGAGATGGTAAGTGAGGCCACGTTCAGGGTTTGAGCTTTTGTTTTTTAAAagacagaattatgttttttttagacCAGCGCTTACAGATtgcattattttatattttgatcggaCATAATTCcggctttttttttcttgttatgctgcTTACAGATTGCATGaatttattttaaattttgatagatcggacatttctgaacacgggacaaatgattttttttaatgggTCAAAAGAAGGccaatttgaacttttatttttattttttttaactattttcacTAGTCCCCTTTGgatacttgaagctgcgatcgtcgaTCACGTATACTATACATAGCAGAGCAGAAATCATGATTTATGAACACCGGCCAAGAGCCGGCGTTCACAGAAGATTCAAAATGACAGGCACGGGGATCTGCTGCAGCACACAACAAAGACAGCCACACTCCATTTGATGTACATATACGTAAAAGGTAGTGAAGGAGTTGCTTCAGTAGATAATTATTTGATGACAACCTGAAAAGATAATCTTTACACTGGTTCAGATCATAATCTCTTGTCAAAGGTAGTGCTTGGTTTTGCTTTAGTTTCTTGTACTTGGTACATTTGGGGGTGTCCCCATTGTCTATTTAGCTTCCACAGAGGCAGGTGCAGAACAGTTAGGCCCAGGTCCTTCTCAAGCCCCTGTCTATTTTGGGCTGCTAGCACATAACGAGGTTGggaaccatcctgattgggtacacattgtcacggtgggatggcttttacactttttttaattaaaaaaatgtcaaCTAAGTACaacatctaaaaaaaataaattaaactactatttacttactgcagggtatctaTTCTTTGTTTTAATTCTAGGTTATAATCTGTCTGTTAATGGCCCACTGTGTGTTTGTGTGCCGGTGCCTACATAGTACACTTGAACATGGTATAAGTCAACTGAAAAAGAAAACATATTGCATAAATACCTTCTGCTCCTTTTGGATCTCTGTATGTAGTCGTTGTATCTGTTGGGAGACCAACATATACTCCTCCATAATTCCTTAAAGAAAATACATTAAAAACACTAACTCCATGTGATAAACTTAATATATTACAttgaaggggttgtcccacaaaggAAGTTTACCAGTTATTCATAGGATAAGTGATAAATGTCTTTTTGCTGGAGCCATGATTGCAATACAGTGTGTCCCCAGCCCCCTGCTTCTCCTTACTCCATGACTGCTCAAGCTATTTCTGATACTGAAGTGATCTGCATTGTGCCATTCCAATTGATCCGGAATATGGTTGTGAAGGGAAGAGGATCAGGGGTCTTGTAACCCGTCTTCTAGTGACCAGAATATAGTCACCCCCTTTAAAACAATTTCTTATGCACATACAAGCCTCTGTGCTGAGTGTAGAATCAAAATGCTAACCAGGACTATAGAGGCTACCACTGCGCCAATAGTTAGACGCCCCTGTACTCCTAGAATGAATATTCATGACACATGCCATTTCAAATAAGTTAAACATTGGACCAAATACCTGTGTTTGTCGTCTTGAGATGTAACATTACCAGACCTGTAAATGAGAGGAGGATTTTAAAAGATTGCAGACATTCTATCATACAATCTTTGACTACAATGGGAAATCTAATCAAAATGTCTTAAGGCAGCGGCTGACTGTGGCAAAAGTTGTGTCCACCCGTTGGGCACCAATAGCTGCACGAATATGAAGCAAAGTCTTGTAGCAATTGGCCATTACAGTAGAGAGAACTGCACGCGACCAAACATTGTGTGGTCGTACTCTATTGTTCCATTTTTGGTCTAAGATTACTAACTTCACCCGTAATTCCTAAAATTAACAAGCTCTATTGAGGATTTAAACCGCTGAAGCATTATATAAAGAAAGTTGTGAAGATTTTTAGTCATGACGTATTTGTGTGACCTACACATGAATCTGAAAAGTGGCCGGAGATTTGGAGTTTTATAAAGCGTAGCTCATTTATCAAAGATTTCTGATGCTTTTTACTTCGTGTAAGAA
Encoded here:
- the C5H12orf75 gene encoding overexpressed in colon carcinoma 1 protein, which produces MGCSHSSSAGGSKGPSKDMSGNVTSQDDKHRNYGGVYVGLPTDTTTTYRDPKGAEAASQSKARSTTPGSPLPENVC